A window of Longispora fulva contains these coding sequences:
- a CDS encoding YebC/PmpR family DNA-binding transcriptional regulator, producing MSGHSKWATTKHKKAVVDAKRGKMFAKLIKNIEVAARTGGGDPTGNPTLFDAIQKAKKSSVPNNNIDGAVKRGSGAEVGGADWQTIMYEGYGPNGVAVLIECLTDNRNRAAAEVRTALSRNGGSLADPGSVAYMFNRKGIVIIGKQGRSEDDILEIVLDAGAEEVNDLGDEFEVVSEPTDLVAVRTALQGAGVDYESAESSFVPTMNVPLEEEGARKIFKLIDALEDSDDVQNVYANFDVSDEVMEKLDA from the coding sequence ATGAGCGGCCACTCAAAATGGGCGACGACGAAGCACAAGAAGGCCGTCGTCGATGCCAAGCGTGGAAAGATGTTCGCCAAGCTCATCAAGAACATCGAGGTCGCCGCGCGCACCGGCGGCGGTGACCCCACGGGCAACCCGACCCTGTTCGACGCCATCCAGAAGGCGAAGAAGAGCTCGGTCCCCAACAACAACATCGACGGCGCGGTCAAGCGCGGCTCGGGCGCCGAGGTCGGCGGGGCCGACTGGCAGACGATCATGTACGAGGGCTACGGCCCCAACGGCGTCGCGGTCCTGATCGAGTGCCTCACCGACAACCGCAACCGCGCGGCCGCCGAGGTGCGCACCGCGCTGTCCCGCAACGGCGGCAGCCTCGCGGACCCGGGCAGCGTCGCGTACATGTTCAACCGCAAGGGCATCGTGATCATCGGCAAGCAGGGTCGCTCCGAGGACGACATCCTGGAGATCGTGCTCGACGCGGGCGCGGAGGAGGTCAACGACCTCGGCGACGAGTTCGAGGTGGTCTCCGAGCCGACCGATCTGGTCGCCGTGCGCACCGCGCTCCAGGGCGCCGGCGTGGACTACGAGTCGGCCGAGTCGAGTTTCGTGCCGACCATGAACGTCCCCCTCGAGGAGGAGGGCGCGCGCAAGATCTTCAAGCTGATCGACGCCCTCGAGGACAGCGACGACGTGCAGAACGTGTACGCCAACTTCGACGTGTCCGACGAGGTCATGGAGAAGCTGGACGCCTGA
- a CDS encoding metal-dependent hydrolase encodes MFAGHFAVAAASKTADRTTPLWALMLATQLLDVFFVILYLSGKIEYFDEVHPGYGGAVIHADYTHSLVGALAIAAVGGALAGWRWGRRGGLLFGGLVFSHWILDLVVHRADLPILPGNVGGMPTLGFGLWRIGWLSAVVEGTLIVAGTVVYYRSVRGRGGEPRRALVAAASMGVLLVLALVADLLALG; translated from the coding sequence ATGTTCGCCGGACACTTCGCGGTCGCCGCCGCGAGCAAGACCGCAGACCGCACCACCCCGCTGTGGGCGCTGATGCTCGCCACCCAGCTGCTCGACGTCTTCTTCGTCATCCTGTACCTGTCCGGCAAGATCGAGTACTTCGACGAGGTGCACCCCGGCTACGGCGGAGCGGTCATCCACGCCGACTACACCCACTCCCTAGTCGGGGCGCTGGCCATCGCGGCGGTCGGCGGGGCCCTGGCCGGGTGGCGGTGGGGGCGGCGCGGCGGGCTGCTGTTCGGCGGCCTCGTGTTCAGCCACTGGATCCTTGACCTGGTCGTGCACCGGGCCGACCTGCCGATCCTGCCCGGGAACGTCGGCGGCATGCCGACGCTCGGGTTCGGGCTGTGGCGGATCGGCTGGCTCAGCGCCGTCGTCGAGGGGACGCTGATCGTGGCCGGCACGGTCGTCTACTACCGGTCGGTGCGCGGGCGGGGCGGCGAACCTCGCCGGGCACTCGTCGCGGCGGCGTCGATGGGGGTACTCCTCGTGCTGGCGCTCGTGGCGGATCTGCTGGCGCTGGGGTAG
- a CDS encoding LLM class flavin-dependent oxidoreductase: protein MTSDPREPTPPLADAPPARADAAPRVDVMMWPTAPWREAKADWLRAEELGFGRAWLFDHVAWRDLRPWFDAYATLAAAAAVTSRIGLGTLVTAPGFRHPVTTAKAALAIDDISGGRFSLGVGAGGNSSDVRVTGEGPWPPKEKADRFAEWVTLVDTLLSAEETTHHGPTWSAENAWTGGALPRIPLTIAGTGPRGIRLAARYAQTWVTQDVGDPKAQVEALDAACAATGRHVDRLMLLGTGDSRPLASVAAFRDCVGRYTEMGFGAFVLHWPRADGHFRADMRVLEAVAAEFNAPR, encoded by the coding sequence ATGACCTCTGACCCGCGCGAGCCGACGCCGCCCCTGGCGGACGCCCCGCCCGCCCGCGCGGACGCGGCGCCCCGGGTCGACGTGATGATGTGGCCCACCGCCCCGTGGAGGGAAGCGAAGGCCGACTGGCTGCGTGCCGAGGAGTTGGGCTTCGGCCGGGCGTGGCTGTTCGACCACGTGGCCTGGCGGGACCTGCGGCCGTGGTTCGACGCGTACGCCACCCTGGCCGCCGCGGCCGCCGTGACGTCCAGGATCGGGCTCGGCACCCTGGTCACGGCCCCAGGCTTCCGGCACCCGGTGACGACGGCGAAGGCGGCGCTGGCGATCGACGACATCTCCGGCGGCCGGTTCAGCCTCGGGGTCGGGGCCGGCGGGAACTCCAGCGACGTGCGGGTGACCGGCGAGGGCCCGTGGCCGCCGAAGGAGAAGGCCGACCGGTTCGCCGAGTGGGTCACGCTGGTGGACACCCTGCTGAGCGCCGAGGAGACCACGCACCACGGCCCCACGTGGTCGGCGGAGAACGCCTGGACCGGCGGCGCGCTGCCCCGGATCCCGCTGACCATCGCCGGCACCGGTCCGCGCGGGATCCGGCTGGCGGCCCGCTACGCGCAGACCTGGGTCACCCAGGACGTCGGGGACCCGAAGGCCCAGGTCGAGGCGCTGGACGCGGCGTGCGCGGCCACGGGACGGCACGTGGACCGGCTGATGCTGCTCGGCACCGGGGACAGCCGGCCGCTCGCCTCGGTGGCGGCGTTCCGGGACTGTGTGGGCCGGTACACGGAAATGGGTTTTGGTGCTTTTGTCCTGCACTGGCCGCGGGCCGACGGACACTTCCGGGCCGACATGCGCGTGCTCGAGGCGGTGGCCGCCGAGTTCAACGCGCCCCGGTGA
- the pdxT gene encoding pyridoxal 5'-phosphate synthase glutaminase subunit PdxT produces the protein MSEDLIIGVFALQGDVREHLAALAECDVVARPVRRPEELASVHALVIPGGESTTMSKLVEIFGMLEPIRERIRGGMPVYGSCAGMIMLADHVLDGRSDQVFFGGIDMVVRRNAFGRQVDSFEANVDLAGVEGDPFHAVFIRAPRVESVGEGVEVLSRISGGDADGTIVAVRQGPLLATAFHPELTGDLRVHALFVEMVRAAAR, from the coding sequence GTGAGTGAAGACTTGATCATTGGTGTGTTCGCCCTCCAGGGGGACGTCCGTGAGCACTTGGCCGCCCTGGCCGAGTGCGACGTGGTGGCCCGGCCCGTCCGCCGCCCCGAGGAGCTGGCCTCGGTGCACGCCCTCGTGATCCCCGGGGGTGAGTCCACGACCATGAGCAAACTGGTCGAGATCTTCGGGATGCTGGAGCCGATCCGGGAGCGGATTCGCGGCGGCATGCCCGTGTACGGCTCCTGCGCCGGCATGATCATGCTGGCTGACCACGTACTCGACGGCCGCAGCGACCAGGTCTTCTTCGGCGGGATCGACATGGTCGTCCGGCGCAACGCGTTCGGCCGCCAGGTCGACTCCTTCGAGGCGAATGTCGACCTCGCGGGGGTTGAGGGCGACCCGTTCCACGCCGTGTTCATCCGCGCGCCGAGGGTCGAATCGGTCGGCGAGGGCGTCGAGGTGCTCTCGCGGATCAGCGGCGGGGACGCTGACGGTACGATCGTGGCGGTGCGGCAGGGCCCCCTGCTGGCGACGGCGTTCCACCCGGAGTTGACGGGGGACCTGCGCGTACACGCTCTCTTCGTCGAGATGGTGCGCGCCGCCGCGCGTTAG
- the pdxS gene encoding pyridoxal 5'-phosphate synthase lyase subunit PdxS, giving the protein MTETAVTGTARVKRGMAEMLKGGVIMDVVNAEQAKIAEDAGAVAVMALERVPADIRAQGGVSRMSDPDMIDGIINAVSIPVMAKARIGHFVEAQILQSLGVDYIDESEVLTPADYANHIDKWAFTVPFVCGATNLGEALRRITEGAAMIRSKGEAGTGDVSNATTHMRKIRGELRRLSTLAEDELYVAAKELQAPYELVKEVAESGKLPVVLFTAGGIATPADAAMMMQLGAEGVFVGSGIFKSGNPAERAAAIVKATTFFDDPDVLAKVSRGLGEAMVGINVDEIPQPHRLAERGW; this is encoded by the coding sequence GTGACTGAGACCGCCGTCACCGGTACCGCCCGCGTCAAGCGCGGCATGGCCGAGATGCTCAAGGGCGGCGTGATCATGGATGTGGTCAACGCTGAGCAGGCCAAGATCGCCGAGGATGCCGGCGCCGTCGCCGTCATGGCGCTCGAGCGCGTTCCCGCCGACATCCGCGCCCAGGGTGGCGTCTCCCGGATGAGCGACCCCGACATGATCGACGGCATCATCAACGCCGTGTCGATCCCGGTGATGGCCAAGGCCCGCATCGGTCACTTCGTCGAGGCCCAGATCCTCCAGTCGCTCGGCGTCGACTACATCGACGAGTCCGAGGTCCTCACCCCGGCCGACTACGCCAACCACATCGACAAGTGGGCCTTCACGGTCCCGTTCGTCTGCGGCGCGACGAACCTGGGCGAGGCGCTCCGCCGGATCACCGAGGGCGCGGCCATGATCCGCTCCAAGGGCGAGGCCGGCACGGGCGACGTCTCCAACGCCACCACCCACATGCGCAAGATCCGTGGCGAGCTGCGCCGCCTGAGCACCCTGGCCGAGGACGAGCTGTACGTGGCGGCCAAGGAGCTCCAGGCGCCGTACGAGCTGGTCAAGGAGGTCGCCGAGTCCGGCAAGCTCCCGGTGGTGCTGTTCACCGCCGGCGGCATCGCCACCCCGGCCGACGCGGCGATGATGATGCAGCTCGGCGCCGAGGGCGTGTTCGTCGGCTCCGGCATCTTCAAGTCGGGCAACCCGGCCGAGCGTGCCGCCGCCATCGTCAAGGCCACCACGTTCTTCGACGACCCGGACGTCCTCGCGAAGGTCTCCCGCGGCCTCGGCGAGGCCATGGTCGGCATCAATGTCGACGAGATCCCGCAGCCCCACCGCCTGGCCGAGCGCGGCTGGTAG